GAGCAAGGATCGCATGATTCGGTTGCGCGAACTGTTCCAACCGACGATCGCCCAAGAACGAAAGGCAACGGAAGAAGCAGAGGCCAAGCGAGCCGAAGACGCAGCGAAAGCCGCTGAAGAAGCAAAATCACAGAGGCCCCCGATCAACGCCGCGGATCGCCTCGAGTTGAGCGCCCAAGGCGAGGAAGTGCGCCGCCAGCAACTCGCGAGTCTGGAGAAGCAGGTTGATTTGCTCCGCGCTTCTTTGGCCCGGGACAGCGCCGAAGTCGCCCGCTCGAGAGATCAACTGAATCAGGATCAGGCGGCGTTCGAAGCGATGCGCAAACGCGTCCTCGAGCAGGAGGGATCGGCACAATTCAAGAAGACGCTCACGACACTGCAGGATTTGAAGCCCGATCAGGCGAAGAAGGCGATGAAGGAAATGATCGCCATGACGCCCGCGCCGACCGGATCGGCCTCCACGATTCATACCGGGATGGACCTGGTCGTGAGTTACTTGAATTCGATGGATGGTCGTGCGCGGGTGAAGGTCGTCAACGAGTTCATCCAGGACGACCCCAAACTGGCAGCGGACTTGCTGGAACGACTCCGGACGCGTGGGCTTGCTTTCCGCGCTCCGGAGGTTTCCCCAAATGACCGCCAGCGCTAGCTCCCTCTCCAGTCAAGCCGTCACCTCCTCGAGCGCAATTCACGCTCGGGCGAATCTTCAAAGCGCAGCAATAGGTCTCTTTGGCGCAGGAACTTCCTCGCCGGGCGAAGACGGCGGGTCCTTCGCTCAATCCCTCGAATCTGAATCCAGGCGGCAATCGACCCCGCAGGGAATCTTCAGCGATGGGGCCGAGTCGGCGAAGAGCACGCCCGATCGATCACGCCCGAAGAACGCTTCCAAGAACGAACTTCCGTCTGATTCGAGGCGCCCAGAAAACGAAGATGACCCGACCCGGCGAGCTCCCGAGCAGAGCGACCGGCCTCTCGCCGAAGCGAGCGATTCGCGGCACGACGACTCTCTGCTGTGCGCGTCCCGCCAACCCGATTCCACGCTGCGGGCGCCGACAGGCGAAGCAGCAGCTCCGACGGTTGCTGCCATCGCGGCGCACTCCGCCGCACAGGACTCGCCTCCAACCGACCCGGCACCAGATGCCGCCACCCCCGACCAGTCGAAAGCGGCTGCATCAGAATCGAAGCCGCGTCAGCCAAGCGATCCGCTTCGGCTGATCACGCCAAACCAGCAACCCGCGGTGGAAGACGCTCCTTTGGCCTCGCAGTCAAGCGCGGTTCAAGCCGCCGGCGAAACAGACATCTCGCAGAATGCCAACTCCAAACAGACCGTTGCTCGATTGAACGAGAATTCGATCAGGAGCGCGGGCACGAAGTCTTCGAGCACCATCGCGCCGAATTCCGGAATCGCATCGCCATCGGCCGCAGGCGTGACGAATGCCGCCAGTGTTGGACCTTCGACCGGCTCGACACTGAATGTCGGCGCGACGGCAGGCGCAACCGGCGGCGGGAGCCAGGTCACTGCGCCGATCGATCAGGTCTCACCTCCCAAAACTGGCGGCGGCCGCCTGATCGAGCAGCCCGTCACCCTCAAGCTGAAAACGACACCGGCAAACGGCTCGCAGCCGCTCTCCGAAGCGGAAATCACCGCGGTCGAAACACAAATCGGTCGCGGGCTGACCGCGGCATTCCGCCAGAACACCCCCCAGGTCACGCTCTGGATGTCGCCCGAGAGTCTCGGCAAAGTGCGCATCCAACTCACCTTTGACCAGGGCACCATCTCGGCGCGATTCGAAGCGACCAGCGAAGCAACCAAGGACCTGCTCGCGCAGAACATGAGCGCACTCCGCGACGCTCTCCAGTCCCGGGGGCTGACGGCGCAGCACATCGAAGTCGTTTCCATTCCCGATTGGTCGCAGCAGAACGGCTCTCAGAGCGGCAGCGGCGAAGGGCGCAGCAACGGCGGCGATCTCTCGCAACAAGGCACGAACAACGGGAACTCGTCGTCTGGTCAGGGCGGCCAGTCGCAGCAGGGTCAAACGGGGCATTCGCGCGAGTGGTCGAGGCTGATGGAGGGCTCGACCCAACATGAGTCGGTCGCATCCTCCGAAGCGCAAATCTCGCTCGCGATCGAACCCCGTCTGCTTTCGCTGAAGGCACACCTCGAACTTGACGCAGTCGCCTGATCCCCCACTCCTCACCGATTCTCCCTTGTTCACCGAACCGAGTCCGGCACGGCGATTGCGAAACTCGTCCGGAGTCTCACCATGAGCGCAGCATCCTCAATCCTCAATTCAACCTCAACACAAACTTCGGCGCAGCCCTCCGGGTTCAGCGCGCTCTCGAGCGAGCAATTCACGAAGATCATCCTGACCGAATTGGCGAATCAGGATCCGCTCTCGCCGAGCGACACAAACGCGCTGCTCCAGCAGCTTTCTTCCATCCGCAACATCCAGTCGAGCATGGATCTGTCGGAAAAGCTCGGGTCGCTGGTTTCGGATAACCAGTTCGCCGCGGCATCCAACATGATGGGCAAGATCATCGGCGGAATCTCCACCGACAACGTCCGGACCATCGGCAGGGTGGATTCGGTGTCGAAGACTGACGACGGGGTATTCCTCAACTTGAACAATGGCTTGAGCATTCACATGAAGAACATGGACGGCATCATCGATGTCGCGACGCTCTCCGATGAGGAAAAAGAGCTTCTGGGGTTGAAGTGATGGGCACGAACGATCTCCTTCGCACGCTGTCCTCGACGATCCTGCCTCCGGGCGTTGAACGACGCTCCGGCCACTCGACGACCAGCGCAGTGCAAGGCCAGAATTTCGCGGATCTGCTCGCGGGCAAGGCCAGTGGCAAGCTTCTCACGGGTCGCGGCGTCAATATCCGGCCGGAAGCCGGAATTGAGTTGAGCTCAGATCAATTGGCCCGAGTCGGCAACGCCATCGATCAGGCGGAAGCCGCCGGAGCGCAGCACGCGATCGTGATGATCGACGGCATGGCGCTCAAAGTCGACGTCGGCGTGCGCCAGGTCGTCCAGAAGGTCGACATGCAGAAGGCCTCGGTCATGTCCGGCGTCGATACCGTCGTGCAGGCGGGCGACCACACTCCGGGAGCGCACAAAGCGACGATGCCCACCGCCGGTTTCCACCCGAACCTCGCGAAGATTCTGGGCGGGCCGTCCGAAGCCGCGGCCTAGCGATTGGCTCGCGGATTGCGTTTCCTCCGAACGAATCGAAACTCGACGCGAACGGAGTTCGTGTCCGGAAATCGGATCGAACGGCATCGCAGCGCGGAGGCGCCGCGATCGCCAAGAGGAATGACCCATGGCCTCCACCACCGCTTTGTTCACCGGCCTGTCGGGGCTGAACGCGAACTCTCGCCTGATCGATGTGATCGGCAACAACATCTCGAACGTCAACACCACGGCGTACAAGTCAAACCGCGTCATGTTCGGGTCGATGTTCAACCGCACCTTCAGCATCGGCAGCGCGCCCGGCGTCAACAGCGGCGGCACGAATCCAGGGCAAGTCGGGCTCGGCGTCCAGGCGACCGGTACACAAAGGAACTTCGGTAACGGCGCAATCAACGCGACCGGCGATTCGCGCGACATGGCGATCGAAGGCGAGGGGTTCTTTGTGGTGCAACGCGCCGGGGGCGAACTGGTCTACACCCGCGCGGGTTCCTTCCGCCCCAACAGCAGCAACCAGCTCGTCACGCTGTCGGGCGAGCGGTTGATGGGCTACGGCGTTGACTCACGTTTCAACCTCGACAAGTCGAACATCAATCCAGTTTCGATCCCGCTCGGGTCGCTGACGATCGCCGAGCCCACCACGCTCGCGACGCTGTCAGGAAATCTCAACAAGAACGGCTCGCTTCCGACGCACGGTGCGCTCGTTTCGCTCATGGCGAGCGCAAGCTCCGGCCTTGGAGTCGTCACCGGCGCCAGCCCCGCGCCGGGTCCGGGCAACGTCGTTGAAGCGACCACCAGACTTGTCGATATCGATGATCCCGCCATCGCCGGCACGACGACAGCGCTCTTCGCCGCCGGGCAGACCATCCGGTTGACGGGAGCTCAAAAAGGTCTGACCGGAGTCAACGCGAAGAACCTGCCCGATGCGACGCTCGCGATCACCAATTCGACCACCATGCAGGACCTGATGGACTTCCTGCAGAACGCGTACGGAATTGTTCCGGGACAGACAAATCCGGACGGAGCGACGACGGGCGTCACGCTCGATCCGACAACCGGTGCGGTTTCGATCATCGGAAACACCGGCACGATCAACGACATCACGCTGAATCCCGCGAATCTGCAGCTGCTCGACGCGAGCGGCAACCAGGTCCAGTCCAGCCTCTTCAGCATGAGCAAATCCGCCGCTGCGGACGGCGAAAGCGTGCGAACCAGTTTCGTCGCGTACGACTCGCTCGGCACTCCGGTCAACATCAACGTCGGCTTCTCGCTCGAATCAACGCCGGGCGGGACAGGCTCCAACTGGCGCTACTACGCAGAGTCAGGGAACTCCTACGCCACGTCCATCAATCTCGGAACGGGCGTCGTCAGCTTCGGCACCTCGGGCGCTCTGCTCACCACGACACCCCTTTCCATTTCCGTCAACCGCTCCGGAACCGGCGCGATCACGCCTCTGACCTTCGATATTTCGCTGACGAGCGGCCAAGGCGGCGTGACCTCTTTCGCCAACACAAGCGGAAACTCAAATCTGCAGGCGCAGCAGGTGGACGGCGCCGCGATCGGCACGCTGCAGAGCTTCGCCGTCGGAGACGATGGAATCATCACCGGCGCGTTCTCGAACGGCCTGTCTCGCACGCTGGGTCAGGTTGTGCTCGCCAAGTTTTCCAATCCCGAAGGACTCGTTGATTTGGGGAACAACCTGTACCGAGTCGGACCCAACAGCGGCACAGCGGGAATCGCGTCCCCCCTCGACCTCGGAACCGGCAAGATCATCGGAGGGGCTCTAGAGCTGTCCAACGTTGATCTTGGCTCGGAGTTTCTCGGGCTTATTCTCGCCCAAACCGGCTATTCAGCCTCGACTCGGGTGATCCGAACCACCGATGATCTCTTCCAGCAGCTTCTGTCGCTCGGGCGATGAACCGGCCTGGCCACTTTGCCGAGATTCACATGAGCCACTCGAACGCAGCCGAGACTCTCCACTCCGTTTCGCTGCTCGCAAACGCGGGGTCGCTGCTCTGGCTCCTCGTCATCTGCGTGGGAGCTCCGCTGCTGATGATCGCGCTGGCCCGGTCCATGAAGCTGGACACGCTATTGAATAAGTTGCTCCTGCGTCAACCCTCGCGATCCGAAATCGTCGCACACCTCGAGCATCTCGCCGATCTTGCGCGCGCCGGCAACCTGCGCGCTGCGCGGCGTGCGGGCGATCGGTGCTCCTGGCGGCTGCTGCGGCTGGGATCCGGGCTTCTCGCCGACGGTGCGCAGCCCGCGGAAATCGCGCACAAGCTCGAGCATGTCGCGGAGATTGTGGCTGCGCGAAGGGTTCGTCGGTTGCGCAGATTCGCGTCGTTTTCCTGCGGGTTGGTCGTGTTCCCGCTCGGCGTTCTTCTGATCCACATGCTCGGAGTCCTTGGCGCGGTCACCCCGACGAACGGATGGATCGCCGGCCTGGCCTTCGTATTCGTGATCTCCCTGCTGGTTGCGTCGTCCGTCATGCGATGGATGTGCGAGTGCGCCGAAGACAGCGTCGCTCAGCGGACTATCGAGGTTGAGGCGCTGGTCTTCGGGCTTTCCGCGATTTGTGGCGGCGCAAGCTCCGAGGAGGTGGGCTCCCTCACCCGTCTGATGCTCGGCATGTCGCCCGCGTCTTCCGCGCTTCGACAAGCCGCCTGAGCGGTCCGAAAACCGTTTCGGGGCCGTTTGTCGGGTCGGAGCGACGGTCCCCGCGTCTCCAAACAGACTTGCTGCTCCAGTCGGCCGCTCCCCTCGTCGAAGTGAACGCTGCTCGAAGCCCGATGGACCGGGCGCGGAGGGTGTCATGGCCGACGAAAAAGATGCGAAAACCGCGGCAGATCCAAAGTCGCCCGCCAAGGGCGGGCTGCCCATAAAAACGATCGCGATCGTCGCCGTTCTCATGATCGCCGAAGCGGCGGGCGTCTTCTTCGTGGTGGGCTCCACGATGCGCAAACCGACCGAATCCAAAGCGGGGGAACTGCACGGCGAAGACGAGGCCCGACTGGATGCCTTGGTGGAATTGCCGCTCGTCGAAGACAAGTTTCAGAACATGACCGGTGGGCAGGCCTGGATCTGGGACGCCGCCGTGTATGTAAAAGTTAAGAAGCGCGACGAAGAAAAAGTGACCGAAGTGCTCCAGGCACGCGCCGCCGAAATCAAGGAAGGAATCGCCTACATCTTCCGCCGGGCGCAGCACAGCCAGTTGAAAGAGCCCGGCCTCGAAACGATGAACCGCGAGATCAGCGCGTACATCAACGAAATTGTGGAAAAAACGCCGGAGGGCGCGAGCCGCATCGAACGCGTGCTCATCCCCAAGTGCCGCGGATTCCCGGCGGGCTGAACCGGGCACATTCGCCCCGATCACCCGAAACTCTCGCAGCGTATTCTGGTACGAACCGATGAACGCGGTTCGCACCGGGAGGACGCTTCTTGAATTCACGGATAATCCACAGAACGGCGCGAGCGATCATTGCGGGCGTGATCATCGCGAACTCCTCGTGCGCTTCCAAGGCCAAGCAGGCTGAATTCACTGAACAGCAAAGGGCCGCGCAGCTGCAATCGTTTGATGTGGTGCATTCCAAAATCAAGGAGCGCCACTTTGATCCGAGCAAGGTCGGCCCGGCATGGGACGCCAAGCACGCAGAACTCCGTGTCAAAGTCGAGAACGCTAAAAGCGAGGACGAAGCGCGCGCCGCCATCAAGGAGCTGATCGATTCGCTCCACCAATCGCACTTCGGCATCATTCCGGAGGAGGTCTACGAAGCGATCGAAGAAACCGCGCCGTCCCAAGCGCGATCCAAAGTCGACCATGCGGGCGAACCAGGCTTCGAACTCCGCGAAGTCGAAAACCAGGCGGTTGTCGTGCGAGTCGCAAAGGGTTCTCCGGCCGCTGACGCGGGCGTCCGTCCCGGATGGGCGCTCGAGTCCGTCAACGGCAAGGCCGTCGCGCCGATACTCGCGAAACTCCAAAAAGCCCACGGCGACGCACGCGACGGTGGCCTGATGATCAGTGTCGCGCTGCGTTCACTCGAGCGCGGACCGGAAGGTTCCTCCTCGAAGTACGTGTTTCTCGATGCGGACGATCGACCGGTTGAAGTCCAATTGGTCTTGCAACCACCTTCGGGAAAGCCTGTCGAGTTCGGGAATCTCCCGACGATGTACCTCGACATCGATCGCACGCCGCGTGCGCCGGGAATCGGCTACATGTGGTTTTCAGTCTGGTTCGATCCGCCGCGGCTGATGGGGGAATTGCAGGCTGCCATCAAGGAATGCAAAGGCTGCAAGGGCTTTATCATCGACCTCCGAGGAAACATCGGTGGCATCGGCGCCCTCGCGATGGGGTTTGGCAGCTGGTTTGTTGACAAGCCCGATCAGCGGCTCGGAACGCTGATCACCCGCGATTCGCAATTGAACTTCGTGCTCAATCCACGGCCCTCGCCGTTCACCGGCCCGCTCGCCATACTTGTCGATGAGATGTCGGCTTCGACCTCCGAGATTTTCGCCGGCGGAATGCAGGACATCGGCCGAGCCCGCGTCTTTGGTACCCCAACCCCCGGTGCCGCACTTCCCTCGACCGTCGAGATTCTCCCCAGCGGCGATCGGCTGCAGTTCGCCTTCGCCAACTACATCAGCGCCAAGGGTGAAGCGCTCGAAGCCCGGGGCGTGCATCTCGATGAACAGATTGCCATAACAAGGGAGGCGCTTCTCGCCGGACGGGATCCCGTGCTGGAAGCCGCGATTTCGTGGATCGAAGCGCAATCCAAGTGATGCGCATCGGCGAAGCGTCCAATGATGTTCTCCCGGATGTGTAGCCGTCAGTCGCCTTTAGTCAGGAACCACTTCATGCGTCAGAAACTCGTCGTCCTTTCGCTGCTTGCTCCCGTCCTGAATCTGGCGCCATGTTTCGCCTCGCTCGAGCCGCCCGCGCCCGCTGACACCCCGGCACCGGCGGCCCCCCAGGCCGAGAGCCTTCCTGACGCCAAGGCGATCATGGAGAAGTACCTCGACGCATTAGGAGGCGTGGATCGTCTCAAGAAAATCAAGTCACGCCAGATCACGATGAATCTGGAGATGCCCGCGCAGGGATTGAAGGGCGTGGTGCACCTGTACCAGATGCCTCCGGCGATGGCGTACTCGGAAACCGAGATCGCACAGATCGGAAAAATCCTTCAAGGCTCCGACGGCGACACCGTCTGGGAATCCAATGTCATGATGGGCACACGCATCCTGAAGGGCGCCGAGCGGGCCGCGTTTCTTCGCGGCATGCGATTCAACGCCGACTACGACTACGAGGATCTCTTCAAATCGATGAAGACCGTCGGCGTCGAGAATATCGCCGGCCGCCCCGCGTACGCGGTCGAAGTCGTGAACCAAGACGACACCAAGGAAACCCGACTGTTTGACAAGGAGAGCGGCCTGCTGGTCGGCTTGCGCACGACGACGACCTCGCAGATGGGTGAGATCAAAAGTGAAACCGTCTTTTCTGATTACCGGGACGTGCAAGGCACCAAGGTGCCGTTCAAGTTTGTGGTCAAGGCAATGCAGACCGAGATGGTGACCACGATCGAGAAGATCGAACTCGATGCGCCCATTCCTGCCGCACGTTTCGATCTTCCCGACGACGTGAAGGCGTTGCTGGCCAATCAGGAGACCAAACCCGCCGCAGATTCGAAGAATCCGCAGGCTCCTGACGAAATGAAGTAAGCGTTCGAATCCCCCTCGAGTTTGCCTTCGGCCCGTTCGAGTTCTGCTTGACCCCCGCTCCTTCCAATCCGGTTGATACCGCGCACGCTCCGGGTTCGTCACATCCTGACGAATCGGCGTTGCTCGCGCGCTTGAAGGCGGGCGATGGCGGCGCGTACGAGCAGGTCGTTCGTGAAATGGGCGGCCGCATGCTCGCGGTTGCCCGCCGAATCCTTGTCGATGAGAATGAGTCGCAAGATGCCGTACAGGATGCGTTCGTTTCGGCTTTCCGCAACATCGACAAATTTGCGGGCAATTCTCAGATCGCCACCTGGCTCCACCGGATCACGGTCAACGCGTGTCTGATGCGTCTACGAAAAAAGAGACGCCAGGATGAAGTCTCGCTCGATTCCCTGCTACCCGCCTTTGGCGCCGATGGCTACCCCGCGCACGCCGCCGGAACCTGGCGAAAACCGGTCACGGGGGAAGAACTCGCGGAGACTCGGGAACGGATCCGTACGGCGATTTCAAAACTCCCGGAGCACTACCGCATCGTGCTGGTGCTCCGCGACATCGAAGCGATGGATACAGCGCAGACCGCGGAGCTTCTCGAAACGACAGAAGCGGCGGTCAAGATCCGTTTGCACCGTGCTCGTCAGGCACTGCGCGAATTGCTCGATAACACCCTTCGGGAAGGGCTCAACTAGGAGGAGTTTTCCTTTGGCAGGCGGCGTTCCACGAGAATTCGGAGATTTGGTCGCGCGGCTCGAAGCCGGCGGCTCGCTCAATTGCCGCGACTGCAGTGAATTCCTCATGGCGTATCTCGATAATGAGATGGGCCAGGAAATCCGAGCTCGATTCGAAACGCATCTTTCGAACTGCTGCTCGTGTCGCAATTACGTGGACACGTATCGACAGACCGTAAAACTGGCTCAGGAGGCCTGTTGCCCCAAGGCAAACCCTCAGTTAGGCAAATGCCCACCGGAATTGGTTGCGGCAATTTTGGCCTCGCTGGGCAGGCCTCAGCAGGAACGCCAATAGCCCGCTGCCCCCCGGGGGTGGGAGGCGAGATTTCACGCAAACCCCTCGAACTGAATTCGATCAACTGAAGGTCCGATTGTGTCGATCCTTTCCGGGCGAGACGCTGGGTGTCAGGATGCAGGCGCAAAACGGGGACCAAAACTCGAAACGCCGCTGCGAAGCGCTAGCGAGCGACCGATCTCTTTCGGCGTTGATCTCGGCATTGGCCGCCGCGGCCAACGCCCCCATCGCGGGACTCTCAGTGTCAAGCGGCGGTCGGCTCCATTGCGGTCCCGTCACGGGCTTGGAAGGCGGCTGGCGGTCAACCAAGAGTGCGCTTTGCGCGAGGGTTATTCGCCAACGCAAATCGATCACCACCTCCTCAATGACCCTCACCGGGCCGGCGGGCGACAAAGTCCTCCACGGCCGCGCTCGCGCCCGCAGCTACCTTGGAATTCCGGTCGACACCGATTCGTTCGGTGTCGTGTGCGCGTTTGTTGCTGACACTCGCGCCCGAAAATGGAAAGCTTCGGAGATCTCGGCGGTCGAGCGAATCGCGGGCTCGCTCTCCTCGCAAATCGGAACGACCTCGGCGTTGATTCGGCACAATCCTGCCGGCGAACTGCTCGACCCGGATGAGTTCATCGAGTGCACCTCGCGCCTTGCACGCGTCGGAACCTGGTCGCTGGATGCGGCGTCCGGTGAAGTCCGGTGGTCCGACGAGGTCAAGCGAATACACGAAGTACCGCTCGACTTCGACCCAAGCAGCCTGAACGAGGCGGCCGATTTCTACCCCGGCGAAGCCGGAGTGACCATTCGCGCGCTCGTCGCTCGCGCACTCGAGCGGGGCGAAGGCTACGAAATCGAATTGCCGTTGATCACCGCACGCGGCCGCCGGATCTGGGTCCGATCGATCTGCATTTGTGTCGTCCACAACGGAAAGTGCACCGCCCTGCGCGGCGTCTTTCAGGACATCACAGCCCGCAGAGTGGCCGAAGAGAGATACCGCCTTCTCGCCGAATCAACCGACGACCTCGTGACTCTGACCGAACGCTGCGGAATGCCGATCTACGTGAGTCCTTCCGTCGAGCGCGCACTCGGATGGACATCCGACGAGCTCTCCCATTCTTCCTGGAAATCGTGCTTCCTCTCGGACGATCACGAGGCGTTCCAGCGGATACAACAGAGAACTCTGGCGGGAGATCGCGCCCACGCACGACTGCGGGCCAAAACGAAGAGCGGGGGGTTCGTCTGGCTCGACGTCCGTGCGGCGCCGGTTGCCGGAGCTCGCGGCGAGATCGAGCACATCGCGTGGGCCTGCCGCGACGCAACGCAGCAGATTTTCGTTGAAGACTGGCAGCGTGAGCGCATCGGAATCCTTGAAATGCTGCTCACCGGCGCGCCGCTTCAAGCGACCTTTGACCGGCTCGTCCGATCCATCGAAGCGATCAAGCCCGGCGCACTGGCATCCATTCTCCTCGCCGAAGAGCGCGAAGGACAGATCGTGCTGCGCGATGCGGCCGGGGCGTCGCTTGCGCTTGAATACCGCGCAGCTTCGGACGGCTTGCTTGCCGGGCCGACCGCCGGAAGCTGCGGCGTCGCGGCCCACGAGCGACGTCGAGTCATCTCGGCCGATCTCTGGAGCGATCCGAATTGGGAGCCGCCCCGAGATTTGCTGAAGAAACTAGGTCTTCGTTCCTGCTGGTCGGAGCCGTTCTTCGCTTCCGACGGAACGGTGCTCGGTACGTTCGCGATCTACGGAACCAAACCCGGCGCGCCGGACGAGCCCGAGATTCACCTCATCTCCGAAGCCGCCAAGTTGTGCGCGCTCGCGATCGAACGGTGCCGCTCGGACGAGGCCATCCGCGCCGGCGTGTGCGATCTCGCCTCCGCACGCGACGCCCTCGAAGCGCACGGGCGCGAGTTGCTGCGAAGAAACGAAGAACTCGCCAATTCGATTTCCGAATCCGAACGGCTGCGCCGGCAAGCGGAGCTTGATTCGATCGTCGCCCAGGAGCTGCGGCGTCGCGCCGATGAGGCCAATCGCGCCAAATCCGATTTTCTGGCAAACATGAGCCACGAGATCCGGACACCCATGACCTCGATTCTCGGATTCGCGGATCTGCTGGCCGACTCAGAGACGCGCCCGGAGAACAACGCCGAGTTCGTGCGCGCCATCCATCGCAACGCCGAGCACCTGCTCACCGTCATCAACGACATCCTGGACATCTCCAAGATCGAATCGGGCCGGGTCTCCATCGAACGCATCGAGTGCTCTCCCACCACGATCATCCACGACGTGGCGAGCCTCATGACGGGACCGGCTGCCGAAAAGGGCATCGGGCTCGAATTCGCATTCGCCGATTCCGTTCCGCCAACCGTTGTGACCGACCCGACTCGCCTGCGCCAGATCGCCATCAACCTGGTTGGGAACGCGATCAAGTTCACCGAAAAAGGCCGCGTGCGCGTCCTCCTTGAGTACGAGCCGGACGCGATGCTTCCGCCGCTCGGCGCATTAATCTTGAGAGTCCAGGACACCGGCATCGGGCTCTCAACCGAGCAGCTCTCCGGGCTGTTCGAAGCGTTTTCGCAGGCCGATCCGTCGACCACACGCAAGTTCGGCGGTTCGGGCCTCGGCCTTGCTATCAGCAGGCGGCTCGCCCGGCTTCTTGGCGGCGATATCTCCGCGACCTCGACGCCCGGCCGCGGCTCGGAATTTGTCGCACGGCTGAAGTGCAGAATCGCCGAAGCCAACCACTCCATCGAACAGGGAATCGGCTCGCCCAACCCGCCCGCTACGCAGGCGATCAGCGGACGAATTCTCCTTGCCGAAGATGGTCCGGACAATCAGCGCCTGATTGTTCATCTGCTTCAGCAGGCCGGCGCGGAAGTCGAGACCGTAACGAACGGGAATCTCTGCATCAAGCGTTGTTTCGAGCGGGTCAACGCGGGCAATCCCTACGACCTCATTCTGATGGACATGCAGATGCCCGTGAAGGATGGTTACGAAACGACACGCGAGATCCGCGCCGCCGGATATACACGACCGATCGTCGCACTGACCGCCAACATCCTGACCGAGCAGCGGCGCCGGGCGATCGAGAGCGGCTGCAACGACATGATCGAGAAGCCGATCGATCGGCAGCGTTTCCTCAGGGTGTGTCGCGAATGGATGTCCGTTTCTCAAACCGAATCGCGCGCCGCTGCTTGACGATCGCTCAACGACCGCA
The DNA window shown above is from Phycisphaeraceae bacterium and carries:
- a CDS encoding flagellar hook-length control protein FliK; this encodes MTASASSLSSQAVTSSSAIHARANLQSAAIGLFGAGTSSPGEDGGSFAQSLESESRRQSTPQGIFSDGAESAKSTPDRSRPKNASKNELPSDSRRPENEDDPTRRAPEQSDRPLAEASDSRHDDSLLCASRQPDSTLRAPTGEAAAPTVAAIAAHSAAQDSPPTDPAPDAATPDQSKAAASESKPRQPSDPLRLITPNQQPAVEDAPLASQSSAVQAAGETDISQNANSKQTVARLNENSIRSAGTKSSSTIAPNSGIASPSAAGVTNAASVGPSTGSTLNVGATAGATGGGSQVTAPIDQVSPPKTGGGRLIEQPVTLKLKTTPANGSQPLSEAEITAVETQIGRGLTAAFRQNTPQVTLWMSPESLGKVRIQLTFDQGTISARFEATSEATKDLLAQNMSALRDALQSRGLTAQHIEVVSIPDWSQQNGSQSGSGEGRSNGGDLSQQGTNNGNSSSGQGGQSQQGQTGHSREWSRLMEGSTQHESVASSEAQISLAIEPRLLSLKAHLELDAVA
- a CDS encoding flagellar hook-basal body complex protein — its product is MASTTALFTGLSGLNANSRLIDVIGNNISNVNTTAYKSNRVMFGSMFNRTFSIGSAPGVNSGGTNPGQVGLGVQATGTQRNFGNGAINATGDSRDMAIEGEGFFVVQRAGGELVYTRAGSFRPNSSNQLVTLSGERLMGYGVDSRFNLDKSNINPVSIPLGSLTIAEPTTLATLSGNLNKNGSLPTHGALVSLMASASSGLGVVTGASPAPGPGNVVEATTRLVDIDDPAIAGTTTALFAAGQTIRLTGAQKGLTGVNAKNLPDATLAITNSTTMQDLMDFLQNAYGIVPGQTNPDGATTGVTLDPTTGAVSIIGNTGTINDITLNPANLQLLDASGNQVQSSLFSMSKSAAADGESVRTSFVAYDSLGTPVNINVGFSLESTPGGTGSNWRYYAESGNSYATSINLGTGVVSFGTSGALLTTTPLSISVNRSGTGAITPLTFDISLTSGQGGVTSFANTSGNSNLQAQQVDGAAIGTLQSFAVGDDGIITGAFSNGLSRTLGQVVLAKFSNPEGLVDLGNNLYRVGPNSGTAGIASPLDLGTGKIIGGALELSNVDLGSEFLGLILAQTGYSASTRVIRTTDDLFQQLLSLGR
- a CDS encoding DUF620 domain-containing protein, which gives rise to MRQKLVVLSLLAPVLNLAPCFASLEPPAPADTPAPAAPQAESLPDAKAIMEKYLDALGGVDRLKKIKSRQITMNLEMPAQGLKGVVHLYQMPPAMAYSETEIAQIGKILQGSDGDTVWESNVMMGTRILKGAERAAFLRGMRFNADYDYEDLFKSMKTVGVENIAGRPAYAVEVVNQDDTKETRLFDKESGLLVGLRTTTTSQMGEIKSETVFSDYRDVQGTKVPFKFVVKAMQTEMVTTIEKIELDAPIPAARFDLPDDVKALLANQETKPAADSKNPQAPDEMK
- a CDS encoding sigma-70 family RNA polymerase sigma factor — encoded protein: MTPAPSNPVDTAHAPGSSHPDESALLARLKAGDGGAYEQVVREMGGRMLAVARRILVDENESQDAVQDAFVSAFRNIDKFAGNSQIATWLHRITVNACLMRLRKKRRQDEVSLDSLLPAFGADGYPAHAAGTWRKPVTGEELAETRERIRTAISKLPEHYRIVLVLRDIEAMDTAQTAELLETTEAAVKIRLHRARQALRELLDNTLREGLN
- a CDS encoding zf-HC2 domain-containing protein, producing MAGGVPREFGDLVARLEAGGSLNCRDCSEFLMAYLDNEMGQEIRARFETHLSNCCSCRNYVDTYRQTVKLAQEACCPKANPQLGKCPPELVAAILASLGRPQQERQ
- a CDS encoding response regulator, which gives rise to MTLTGPAGDKVLHGRARARSYLGIPVDTDSFGVVCAFVADTRARKWKASEISAVERIAGSLSSQIGTTSALIRHNPAGELLDPDEFIECTSRLARVGTWSLDAASGEVRWSDEVKRIHEVPLDFDPSSLNEAADFYPGEAGVTIRALVARALERGEGYEIELPLITARGRRIWVRSICICVVHNGKCTALRGVFQDITARRVAEERYRLLAESTDDLVTLTERCGMPIYVSPSVERALGWTSDELSHSSWKSCFLSDDHEAFQRIQQRTLAGDRAHARLRAKTKSGGFVWLDVRAAPVAGARGEIEHIAWACRDATQQIFVEDWQRERIGILEMLLTGAPLQATFDRLVRSIEAIKPGALASILLAEEREGQIVLRDAAGASLALEYRAASDGLLAGPTAGSCGVAAHERRRVISADLWSDPNWEPPRDLLKKLGLRSCWSEPFFASDGTVLGTFAIYGTKPGAPDEPEIHLISEAAKLCALAIERCRSDEAIRAGVCDLASARDALEAHGRELLRRNEELANSISESERLRRQAELDSIVAQELRRRADEANRAKSDFLANMSHEIRTPMTSILGFADLLADSETRPENNAEFVRAIHRNAEHLLTVINDILDISKIESGRVSIERIECSPTTIIHDVASLMTGPAAEKGIGLEFAFADSVPPTVVTDPTRLRQIAINLVGNAIKFTEKGRVRVLLEYEPDAMLPPLGALILRVQDTGIGLSTEQLSGLFEAFSQADPSTTRKFGGSGLGLAISRRLARLLGGDISATSTPGRGSEFVARLKCRIAEANHSIEQGIGSPNPPATQAISGRILLAEDGPDNQRLIVHLLQQAGAEVETVTNGNLCIKRCFERVNAGNPYDLILMDMQMPVKDGYETTREIRAAGYTRPIVALTANILTEQRRRAIESGCNDMIEKPIDRQRFLRVCREWMSVSQTESRAAA